One genomic window of Paenibacillus xylanilyticus includes the following:
- a CDS encoding AI-2E family transporter: MFKASSFVRFSIALALVLVNIYLLSRVSFIFQPLVTMITVITVPMMLSVFFYYLLRPLVNYMERKKLNRTLSILLIYLVFGVLLVLFIVGLWPSLREQLINLVDNAPNLINSLSVQLRELEQNGAITALFPEGSTPFSQLTDYINKGFTFVTNYVSGLFSLISSFAIILFTLPIILFYMLKQGEKFGRKLVHIAPKRFQKDSREVVLEIDQALSGFIVGRVLVNLALGVLMYIGFLIIGLPYALLLTVVAVIMNFVPFIGAIVSSIPIVIIGLIQSPSVAIWSLIIILVAQQIQDNLVAPYVFGKKLDIHPLTTIILVLGAGDLGGIIAILIIIPVYMIVKIILVRVYQLFFKEKWQNA; the protein is encoded by the coding sequence TTGTTTAAAGCAAGTTCGTTTGTCCGGTTCAGCATCGCGCTGGCTCTGGTGCTCGTCAATATCTACCTGTTATCACGCGTCAGTTTTATCTTTCAGCCGCTGGTGACCATGATTACAGTTATCACGGTGCCGATGATGCTGTCCGTATTCTTTTATTATCTGCTAAGGCCGCTCGTGAACTACATGGAACGAAAGAAGCTGAACCGAACACTCAGCATATTGCTGATCTATCTGGTCTTCGGTGTGCTGCTCGTCCTGTTCATTGTGGGGTTATGGCCGTCCTTGCGTGAACAGCTGATCAATCTGGTGGACAATGCACCGAATTTGATTAATTCACTCAGTGTACAGTTGAGAGAACTGGAGCAGAACGGAGCGATCACGGCATTATTCCCAGAGGGATCCACGCCGTTTTCTCAGCTTACGGACTATATTAATAAAGGGTTTACCTTCGTGACCAACTATGTAAGTGGATTGTTCTCACTCATTTCCAGCTTTGCGATCATTCTGTTTACGCTCCCAATCATCTTGTTCTACATGCTGAAACAGGGAGAGAAATTCGGCCGCAAACTGGTGCATATCGCACCAAAACGGTTCCAAAAAGACAGCCGTGAGGTTGTTCTTGAGATCGATCAGGCGCTGAGTGGCTTTATTGTCGGAAGAGTGCTCGTTAACCTGGCACTTGGCGTACTGATGTATATTGGTTTCCTGATCATTGGACTGCCGTATGCACTGCTGCTTACCGTCGTTGCCGTAATTATGAACTTTGTTCCATTTATCGGTGCTATCGTGTCGTCCATCCCCATTGTCATTATCGGTCTGATTCAGTCGCCATCGGTGGCGATCTGGTCGCTGATTATTATTCTGGTGGCCCAGCAAATTCAGGACAATCTGGTCGCTCCGTATGTGTTTGGCAAAAAGCTCGACATTCATCCGCTGACCACCATTATATTGGTGCTGGGCGCAGGGGATCTCGGCGGCATTATTGCCATCTTGATCATCATCCCTGTCTACATGATCGTTAAAATCATTCTGGTCAGGGTCTACCAGCTGTTCTTCAAGGAGAAATGGCAGAATGCCTGA
- a CDS encoding Asp23/Gls24 family envelope stress response protein — MSEIIPKEYIEPEYIEPQAVRMGAIHISNDVVSKIVGIAAQATSGISSMSVGLTEGIAKSISGKSLQKGIDVDVKDDQATIQLRINVQYGFKMHQVCKELQHNVQQAVEQMTGILVNEIKVHVVGVSMQEQV; from the coding sequence ATGTCTGAAATCATCCCTAAAGAATATATCGAACCCGAATACATCGAACCTCAAGCCGTCCGGATGGGCGCCATTCACATCTCTAATGATGTCGTATCCAAGATTGTGGGAATAGCAGCACAGGCCACCTCTGGTATCTCTTCCATGTCAGTAGGATTGACCGAAGGCATTGCGAAGAGCATCAGCGGCAAGAGTCTGCAAAAAGGCATTGACGTTGATGTGAAAGATGACCAGGCAACCATTCAGTTGCGTATCAATGTGCAGTACGGGTTCAAGATGCATCAAGTGTGCAAAGAACTTCAACACAATGTTCAGCAGGCCGTGGAGCAGATGACAGGCATTCTGGTCAATGAAATTAAAGTGCACGTCGTCGGTGTATCCATGCAGGAGCAAGTGTAG
- a CDS encoding AraC family transcriptional regulator, giving the protein MITYMFKNNPFQDLQLLHYGTEPCTPGHHFGPAMRDHYKIHYILDGKGTFEVGGKTYELHKGQGFLIVPHSVVHYKADLEDPWEYSWVAFQGNASHSLLQQACLTEQHPIFELENDDEMRSCLHRMIRSRNTHKGWEISMTGWLYQFFSILIDHANEDIRPPEQEFSKETYVTQVMDFVEMNYANPITVQSIASHIGLQRSYLCSLFKDRMGTSIQSYLVNYRMRKAAELTLDTGLTIGDISRSVGYSDQLLFSKMFKKVMGEAPTHYRKHKTAPSRLSS; this is encoded by the coding sequence TTGATTACATATATGTTCAAAAACAATCCGTTCCAGGATCTGCAGCTCCTTCATTATGGAACCGAACCCTGCACACCGGGTCACCACTTCGGCCCAGCCATGCGGGATCATTACAAAATCCATTATATTTTGGATGGCAAGGGTACTTTCGAAGTCGGGGGCAAAACCTATGAGCTGCATAAGGGCCAAGGCTTCCTCATCGTCCCGCATTCCGTCGTGCACTACAAGGCTGATCTGGAAGATCCATGGGAATACAGCTGGGTTGCTTTTCAAGGAAATGCCTCCCATTCACTATTACAGCAGGCCTGCCTGACGGAGCAGCATCCGATCTTCGAACTGGAAAATGACGATGAGATGCGTTCCTGTCTGCATCGCATGATCCGTTCCCGAAATACACACAAAGGATGGGAGATTAGCATGACCGGATGGTTATATCAATTTTTCTCCATTCTGATTGACCATGCAAACGAAGACATCCGTCCACCCGAGCAAGAGTTCTCCAAGGAAACGTATGTCACCCAGGTCATGGACTTTGTGGAGATGAACTATGCGAATCCCATCACAGTGCAATCCATTGCTTCTCATATCGGCTTGCAGCGCAGCTATCTGTGCTCCCTGTTCAAAGACCGGATGGGCACCAGCATTCAATCGTATTTGGTCAACTACCGGATGCGCAAGGCTGCCGAATTGACTCTGGATACCGGGTTGACCATTGGCGATATCTCCCGCTCTGTCGGATATTCCGATCAGCTTCTCTTCTCCAAAATGTTCAAAAAGGTGATGGGCGAAGCCCCCACCCATTACCGTAAACACAAAACAGCACCTTCCCGGTTAAGCAGTTAA
- a CDS encoding aldo/keto reductase has translation MPYTANEQRYDEMKYARSGKSGIRLPQIALGLWQNFGGNRTLDIQEEMILRSFDLGINHFDLANNYGPPPGSAEENFGVLFKKHLRPYRDELLISTKAGYYMWKGPYGEWGSRKNLIASLDQSLGRMGLEYVDIFYHHRPDPNTPLEETMAALDHIVRQGKALYVGLSNYDAEQTREAVAILRNLGTPCLVHQPNYSMLNRWIEDGLQDVLDEQGVGSIAFCPLGRGQLTNKYVDKLKEERASPTGNMKTEAYTDERIAKFETLQTVAERREQTISQLALNWILRDNRVTSALIGASRVSQIEENVAALKAPGLTTEELNEIEGILNGIGNYAW, from the coding sequence ATGCCTTATACTGCGAATGAACAGCGTTACGATGAGATGAAGTATGCACGCTCCGGCAAATCGGGAATCAGACTGCCGCAAATTGCGCTTGGCCTGTGGCAGAACTTTGGCGGAAACCGCACGCTGGATATTCAGGAAGAGATGATTCTGCGTTCATTTGATCTGGGAATTAACCATTTTGATCTGGCGAATAACTATGGACCACCTCCAGGATCTGCTGAGGAGAACTTTGGTGTCTTGTTCAAAAAACATCTGCGCCCATACCGGGATGAACTCTTGATCTCGACGAAAGCTGGATATTACATGTGGAAAGGTCCCTATGGCGAGTGGGGCTCCCGCAAAAACCTGATAGCCAGCCTGGATCAGAGCCTTGGACGGATGGGGCTTGAGTATGTGGACATTTTCTATCATCACCGTCCGGATCCGAATACGCCGCTGGAGGAAACGATGGCTGCGCTGGATCATATCGTAAGACAGGGCAAAGCGCTGTACGTCGGATTATCCAACTATGATGCGGAGCAGACTAGGGAGGCGGTCGCCATTTTGCGTAATCTGGGAACGCCTTGCCTCGTGCACCAACCGAACTATTCCATGCTTAACCGCTGGATCGAAGACGGATTACAGGATGTACTGGATGAGCAGGGCGTAGGCTCCATTGCATTCTGTCCTCTGGGACGAGGTCAACTGACGAACAAATACGTGGACAAGCTCAAGGAAGAACGTGCGAGCCCGACTGGCAATATGAAAACAGAAGCTTATACAGACGAACGGATTGCAAAATTCGAAACTCTTCAGACCGTTGCTGAGCGCAGGGAACAAACCATTTCCCAACTGGCACTGAATTGGATACTCCGAGACAACCGCGTAACCTCTGCATTGATTGGCGCAAGCCGTGTTTCACAGATCGAGGAGAATGTTGCCGCATTGAAGGCACCTGGTCTGACCACCGAAGAATTGAATGAGATTGAAGGCATTCTGAACGGGATTGGAAATTACGCCTGGTAA
- a CDS encoding acyl-CoA synthetase has translation MENHPSDRIALRWLSDQNELEEITYEELFKQANRLAGGLRDLGLEKGDRVLVMVPRRIIAYVIYIACLKLGIAVIPSSEMLRAKDLEYRLRHSEARAVIVWSETTAEVEKMDADLAALAHRIVASPSGDSSVPADGWVNVHQLMEGQSDEMNAVETHRDDIAILAYTSGTTGNPKGVVHSHGWGYAHLRIASTLWLDIQPSDVVWATAAPGWQKWIWSPFLSVLGRGATGLVYNGSFQPKRYLELMQEHGINVLCCTPTEYRLMAKADDLGHYDLSKLRSAVSAGEPLNQEVIEIFQRHFDLTIRDGYGQTESTLLIGSLKDAPVRIGSMGQSITPGLIEIVNEDGQPQPAGVVGDIAVHQDMPALFRTYYKDAGRKEANQRGEYFVTGDRARRDAEGYFWFEGRSDDIIISSGYTIGPFEVEEALMKHASVKECAVVASPDEIRGHVVKAFVVLRDESLASPELVRELQHHVKEWTAPYKYPRKIEFVTDLPKTNSGKIRRIELREQEKRNA, from the coding sequence ATGGAGAATCACCCGTCAGACCGGATTGCACTTAGATGGCTCAGCGATCAAAATGAATTGGAAGAGATTACGTACGAAGAGTTGTTTAAGCAGGCTAACCGCCTTGCCGGGGGCTTGCGTGATTTGGGCTTGGAAAAGGGTGATCGGGTACTGGTCATGGTACCACGCCGTATCATTGCCTATGTCATTTATATCGCTTGTCTGAAACTAGGGATTGCCGTGATTCCTTCATCCGAAATGCTGCGTGCCAAGGACTTGGAGTATCGCCTGCGGCATTCCGAGGCGCGAGCGGTCATTGTATGGTCCGAGACAACAGCTGAAGTGGAGAAAATGGATGCAGACCTGGCTGCACTGGCCCATCGTATCGTGGCATCACCATCTGGCGACAGCAGCGTTCCCGCTGATGGCTGGGTTAACGTACATCAGCTGATGGAAGGGCAGTCGGATGAAATGAATGCCGTTGAGACACACCGTGATGATATCGCCATACTGGCTTACACTTCCGGCACAACCGGAAATCCAAAAGGAGTTGTACATAGCCATGGCTGGGGATATGCCCACCTGCGTATCGCTTCCACGTTATGGCTGGATATTCAGCCATCAGATGTCGTATGGGCCACAGCCGCGCCGGGATGGCAAAAATGGATCTGGAGCCCGTTCCTTTCCGTACTCGGAAGAGGAGCAACAGGTCTCGTTTATAACGGATCATTCCAGCCAAAGCGCTATTTGGAGCTAATGCAGGAGCATGGCATTAACGTACTATGCTGTACGCCAACGGAATATCGTCTGATGGCAAAAGCGGATGACCTCGGTCACTATGATCTGTCCAAACTCCGCAGTGCAGTGTCAGCTGGTGAACCCTTGAATCAGGAAGTGATTGAGATCTTCCAGCGTCACTTCGACCTGACCATTCGTGATGGATACGGCCAGACCGAAAGTACATTGCTGATCGGCAGTCTGAAAGATGCGCCAGTACGGATCGGGTCCATGGGTCAATCGATTACGCCGGGCCTCATCGAGATTGTTAACGAGGACGGACAACCTCAGCCTGCAGGGGTAGTGGGTGATATCGCCGTTCATCAGGATATGCCTGCCTTGTTCCGTACGTATTATAAGGATGCAGGACGGAAAGAAGCGAATCAGCGTGGGGAATATTTCGTAACAGGAGACCGCGCACGCAGGGACGCAGAAGGATACTTCTGGTTTGAAGGCCGCAGCGACGACATTATCATCAGCTCCGGATATACGATAGGACCGTTTGAAGTGGAAGAGGCACTGATGAAACACGCCAGCGTGAAGGAATGTGCTGTTGTTGCCAGTCCGGATGAAATTCGGGGCCATGTGGTCAAAGCCTTTGTTGTGCTGAGAGACGAGTCCCTTGCTTCGCCTGAACTGGTGCGTGAGCTGCAACATCACGTCAAGGAATGGACCGCACCATACAAGTATCCGCGCAAAATTGAGTTTGTGACGGATCTGCCGAAGACGAATTCGGGCAAGATCCGCCGGATTGAACTGCGCGAGCAAGAAAAGAGAAACGCGTAA
- a CDS encoding aminopeptidase, which produces MSNFEQTFEQSLEQYAELVVKVGVNIQKGQDLLVTAPIETLEFTRLIVAKAYAAGAKYVQVDFEDDQITRSRFQQGSDDSFDYYPAWKGDMMERFAEAGGATLTIKVPDPELYNGIDSDKVSRATKAAAQARRGYSKYTRNHEISWCLIKAPTKAWANKVFADIPEEDRINVMWDTIFQMNRVDGGDAIQNWRQHLDTLNTKSDQLNQKNYKSLHYRAPGTDLKIELVDNHIWGGGGSENKAGVYTVANMPTEEVFTMPKRSGVNGYVSSTMPLNLNGQLVDQMRITFKDGQVVAFTAASGEEHLKNLFATDEGARYLGEVALVPHDSPISNLNRIFYNTGIDENASCHLAVGSAYPFNMKDGTTMSNEELLKHECNVSLTHVDFMIGSAELDIDGELQDGTIEPVFRKGNWAF; this is translated from the coding sequence ATGAGTAATTTCGAGCAAACGTTTGAGCAATCGCTGGAGCAATATGCAGAACTGGTGGTCAAAGTAGGCGTGAACATTCAAAAAGGACAGGATCTGCTTGTTACAGCTCCTATTGAAACGCTTGAGTTTACTCGCCTGATCGTAGCGAAGGCATATGCAGCCGGGGCCAAGTATGTACAGGTGGATTTTGAAGACGATCAAATTACACGCAGTCGTTTCCAGCAAGGTTCTGACGACAGCTTCGATTACTATCCGGCATGGAAAGGCGACATGATGGAGAGATTTGCAGAGGCTGGCGGCGCTACCTTGACGATCAAAGTACCGGACCCGGAACTGTATAACGGAATTGATTCCGACAAGGTTTCACGTGCGACCAAGGCGGCTGCCCAGGCACGCCGTGGTTATTCGAAATATACGCGCAACCATGAAATCAGCTGGTGCCTGATCAAGGCGCCGACCAAGGCGTGGGCGAATAAGGTATTTGCCGACATACCTGAGGAAGACCGCATTAATGTGATGTGGGACACCATCTTCCAAATGAATCGTGTGGATGGCGGTGATGCCATCCAGAACTGGAGACAGCACCTGGATACCCTGAACACGAAGAGTGATCAGCTGAATCAGAAAAACTACAAGAGCCTGCACTACCGCGCACCAGGAACGGACTTGAAAATTGAGCTGGTAGACAATCACATCTGGGGTGGTGGCGGAAGTGAGAACAAAGCGGGTGTGTATACCGTTGCGAACATGCCAACCGAAGAAGTATTCACCATGCCGAAGCGCAGCGGTGTTAATGGTTATGTCAGCAGTACGATGCCTCTGAACTTGAACGGACAGCTGGTAGATCAGATGAGAATAACGTTTAAGGACGGTCAGGTTGTGGCTTTCACAGCGGCTTCCGGTGAAGAGCATCTGAAGAACCTGTTCGCTACGGATGAAGGAGCGCGTTATCTGGGTGAGGTGGCACTTGTGCCGCATGATTCACCTATCTCGAACCTGAATCGTATTTTCTATAATACCGGTATTGATGAGAATGCATCCTGCCATCTGGCTGTAGGCAGCGCATATCCGTTTAATATGAAGGACGGCACAACGATGTCTAATGAGGAATTGCTTAAACATGAGTGCAATGTGAGTTTGACTCATGTCGACTTCATGATTGGATCGGCTGAACTGGACATTGACGGCGAGCTGCAGGATGGCACAATTGAACCAGTATTCCGCAAAGGCAACTGGGCATTTTAA
- a CDS encoding AraC family transcriptional regulator: MEMSMEHLAACRIAYVRQVGPYGSANVQAMNQLKRWANEKRLLTEAAVLYGIPQDDPTTTPPLHCRYDAAIVLHELELPGDDSIEIGELQGGNYLICKVRHTPEGIQQAWNEIIPYLQNNRYIMDHQPVLERYRWDLLEQHECEICVPVKQV; encoded by the coding sequence ATGGAAATGTCTATGGAACATCTGGCGGCATGTCGAATTGCTTATGTAAGGCAGGTTGGTCCTTATGGTTCTGCTAACGTGCAAGCTATGAACCAGTTGAAACGATGGGCAAACGAGAAACGTTTACTCACTGAAGCTGCCGTTTTATATGGCATACCACAGGATGATCCAACAACGACACCACCGCTCCACTGCAGATACGATGCCGCAATCGTGCTCCATGAACTTGAACTCCCGGGAGATGACTCGATTGAGATTGGAGAGCTCCAGGGCGGGAATTATCTCATCTGCAAGGTTAGACACACACCAGAAGGTATTCAGCAAGCATGGAATGAAATAATTCCTTACTTGCAAAACAACCGTTATATCATGGATCACCAACCGGTTCTGGAGCGATATCGATGGGATCTCCTCGAACAGCATGAGTGCGAAATTTGTGTGCCTGTGAAACAGGTCTAA
- a CDS encoding nitroreductase family protein — MSALENLVKNRRSAVIFEEGIEIPEADLQQMFALNKFAPSAFNLQHTHYLVLTDPAQKEKAYEASQQYKVKTASAVIVVLGDIKAHHHIRTINEGLLHLGVLNPFEYEQESQSVFDFYEARGSVFQREDAIRNASLSAMQLMLIAQDMGWDTCPMIGFDADELQSSLNVPEHYVPVMMITIGKKSEAKQRPRGYRKPINEYVSFNKMHAE, encoded by the coding sequence ATGAGTGCACTGGAAAACTTGGTCAAAAACCGTAGATCCGCCGTTATTTTTGAAGAAGGTATCGAAATCCCGGAAGCCGATTTGCAGCAGATGTTTGCTTTAAACAAATTTGCCCCATCCGCCTTTAACCTTCAGCATACCCACTACCTGGTCTTGACCGACCCGGCCCAAAAAGAAAAAGCATACGAAGCCTCACAGCAATACAAAGTTAAAACCGCCTCGGCTGTCATCGTTGTTCTGGGTGATATCAAGGCTCACCACCACATCCGCACGATTAACGAAGGTTTACTGCATTTGGGTGTGCTCAATCCGTTTGAATATGAACAGGAGTCCCAAAGTGTTTTTGACTTCTACGAAGCCCGTGGCAGTGTGTTTCAGCGTGAAGACGCCATCCGTAATGCCAGCCTGTCGGCGATGCAGCTGATGCTGATTGCACAGGATATGGGATGGGATACGTGTCCGATGATTGGTTTTGACGCCGATGAACTGCAGAGCAGTCTGAATGTTCCCGAACATTACGTTCCAGTCATGATGATTACGATTGGTAAAAAGTCAGAAGCCAAACAACGCCCACGCGGCTATCGCAAACCCATCAACGAGTACGTCAGCTTTAATAAAATGCATGCAGAGTAA
- a CDS encoding M15 family metallopeptidase, whose product MKSFTRKSIISTLLIGSVVAGAAFTAFPFVPSMTPVASAASSSFTQFLHDNAPSRTIKTSSSGLATVTNLSSTVVLVNKKRNLPSTYAPKDLVVPNIPFSFSGSSPKKQMRKVAATAIEKLFAAAKKDGIDIKAVSGYRSYSTQKSIFERNASIKGEAVANKTSARPGQSEHQTGLAMDISSASVGYDLQQSFGNTKEGKWLKANAHKYGFIIRYGKDQEKLTGYSYEPWHVRYVGVYIAGEITSQKLTLEQYLERAK is encoded by the coding sequence ATGAAATCATTCACACGCAAATCTATCATTTCCACTCTACTCATAGGCTCAGTCGTAGCAGGCGCTGCCTTCACTGCCTTTCCCTTTGTACCATCTATGACACCAGTCGCATCGGCTGCAAGCTCCAGCTTCACTCAATTTTTACATGATAACGCACCAAGCCGCACCATTAAAACAAGCAGCAGCGGTCTCGCAACTGTAACGAATCTGTCCAGCACCGTGGTACTCGTGAACAAAAAAAGAAATCTGCCTTCCACCTATGCACCCAAAGATTTGGTTGTACCGAATATTCCATTCAGCTTCTCCGGCTCCAGTCCGAAGAAACAGATGCGTAAGGTCGCTGCTACCGCGATCGAAAAGCTGTTTGCAGCAGCCAAAAAAGACGGCATTGATATCAAAGCCGTATCAGGTTACCGGTCCTATTCGACACAGAAATCGATCTTCGAACGCAATGCAAGTATCAAAGGTGAAGCTGTAGCCAACAAGACAAGTGCTCGCCCAGGTCAAAGTGAACATCAAACCGGACTTGCCATGGATATTTCCAGTGCATCCGTAGGCTACGATCTGCAGCAGAGCTTCGGCAACACCAAAGAAGGCAAATGGCTGAAGGCCAATGCCCACAAGTATGGATTCATCATTCGATATGGCAAGGATCAGGAGAAGTTGACAGGTTACTCTTATGAACCTTGGCATGTGCGTTACGTTGGGGTCTATATCGCTGGGGAAATTACAAGTCAGAAACTTACTCTGGAACAATATCTGGAGCGTGCCAAATAA
- a CDS encoding iron-sulfur cluster biosynthesis family protein, with product MHIQITDLAAARLTESLNDQPGYFKVFYDTEGCGCNGILVLLIVDEPAALDEQIETNLVPFYVDPKQQLNLEQHMKLDTEENYPSFTLSSDSGVLSSNVRVRDTRAVSAGKSSAPDACML from the coding sequence ATGCATATTCAAATTACAGATTTGGCTGCAGCGAGATTAACCGAGAGCTTGAATGACCAACCTGGCTACTTCAAAGTGTTTTATGACACTGAAGGCTGTGGCTGCAACGGAATTCTGGTCCTCTTGATCGTAGATGAACCTGCTGCACTGGATGAGCAGATCGAGACCAACCTGGTTCCATTCTATGTTGATCCGAAACAACAATTAAATCTTGAACAGCATATGAAACTGGATACCGAGGAAAACTATCCTTCCTTCACATTGAGCAGTGATTCCGGTGTACTTAGCAGCAACGTTCGGGTTAGGGATACGCGAGCTGTAAGTGCGGGAAAATCCAGTGCACCTGATGCATGCATGCTGTAA
- a CDS encoding TetR/AcrR family transcriptional regulator has protein sequence MGRAKEFDTEFVLRKATSVFGSYGYEGTSLSVLLKELGIARQSLYDTYGTKHELFVSALKFYVQQKTDASIEFLNECSNIRQGVEEMFNEAVRVLSDDERRNECFIINSAVEQAPQNHEIAAFIQENNKQMEDVFLAALIRGRNNGELRHTEEELPGLARFLNYSRLSLTFTAKCGADSEVLQDLVRTTLKVLD, from the coding sequence TTGGGAAGAGCCAAGGAATTTGATACGGAATTTGTTCTTCGAAAAGCGACGTCAGTATTCGGGTCGTACGGCTATGAAGGGACTTCCTTGTCGGTGCTGCTGAAAGAACTGGGCATCGCTCGTCAGAGCTTATACGACACCTATGGAACGAAACATGAACTGTTTGTCTCTGCACTCAAGTTTTATGTTCAGCAGAAAACCGATGCCAGCATCGAATTCCTGAATGAATGCTCGAATATTCGCCAGGGTGTGGAAGAGATGTTTAACGAAGCGGTTCGTGTTCTTTCGGATGATGAGCGCCGCAATGAGTGTTTTATCATCAACAGTGCCGTCGAACAGGCACCGCAAAACCACGAAATTGCTGCATTTATTCAGGAGAACAACAAACAGATGGAGGATGTGTTCCTTGCAGCACTAATCCGTGGGAGAAATAATGGTGAACTTCGTCATACAGAGGAGGAATTGCCTGGTCTTGCCCGGTTTCTGAACTATTCTCGTTTGTCGCTGACGTTTACAGCCAAATGTGGTGCTGATTCTGAAGTCCTGCAGGATCTGGTACGCACAACCTTAAAGGTATTGGATTAA
- a CDS encoding nuclear transport factor 2 family protein, translating into MNDTNKQVEKNVAEHIMHGFTQLLLERKLDQWAELFTAKAVFEFPYSPVGYPQQLNGSAAISQHIHTLFEQMEIQEFSEPVIMASQDTNQFVAEFTCKGRSLITNKPYHQAYISVVTYDDNGKITHYKDYWNPLVVLESIETE; encoded by the coding sequence ATGAATGATACGAACAAACAAGTGGAAAAGAACGTGGCCGAGCACATTATGCATGGATTTACTCAACTGTTGTTGGAACGTAAGCTGGATCAATGGGCAGAGCTGTTTACAGCAAAAGCCGTTTTTGAATTTCCATATTCCCCGGTAGGATATCCGCAGCAATTGAATGGGAGCGCCGCAATCTCGCAGCATATTCATACTCTTTTCGAACAAATGGAGATTCAGGAGTTCTCTGAGCCGGTAATTATGGCTTCACAGGATACGAATCAATTCGTAGCTGAGTTCACTTGCAAAGGTCGCTCGCTCATCACGAACAAGCCATATCACCAGGCCTACATATCGGTCGTCACTTATGACGATAACGGCAAGATTACACATTACAAGGACTATTGGAATCCCCTGGTGGTACTTGAGTCTATTGAAACAGAGTGA
- a CDS encoding NmrA family NAD(P)-binding protein: MINDKPLTLITGASGKTGSRIAAMLQNQNYPVRLAVRKKSASDLDDNQVHFDWYDSSTYAAALKNVDHVYLVVPILDMNPEDVMIPFIKEAVWGGVKRLVLLGSASVDEDDPVFGKVHQTLKQLAPEWAVLQPSYFMENFTEGPHRMTMEQHGEIYSATGEGRVGFVSADDIAAVAFHALTDKEPHNTEHVITGPEALSYGQVADIFSRVLQKTIHYRPLTDEALTRGMLESGMPTEYATFLAGLDRRIREEGTEDQTTDTVKVVTGRDPISLEQLIRMHVQV, translated from the coding sequence ATGATTAACGATAAACCCCTAACGCTCATTACGGGAGCAAGCGGCAAGACGGGCAGCCGGATTGCGGCTATGCTTCAGAACCAAAACTATCCCGTTCGCCTCGCTGTTCGAAAGAAGTCTGCTTCCGATTTGGATGATAACCAGGTCCATTTTGATTGGTACGATTCTTCCACGTATGCAGCTGCACTGAAAAACGTGGATCATGTATACCTCGTTGTACCGATCCTGGATATGAATCCGGAGGACGTCATGATTCCATTCATTAAGGAAGCGGTCTGGGGAGGTGTGAAACGTCTGGTTCTGCTTGGCAGTGCTTCTGTAGATGAAGATGACCCGGTATTCGGGAAGGTTCATCAGACCTTGAAGCAGCTTGCTCCGGAGTGGGCTGTGCTCCAACCATCGTACTTCATGGAGAACTTTACCGAGGGACCACACCGGATGACGATGGAGCAGCATGGAGAAATTTACAGTGCTACAGGGGAGGGTAGAGTTGGTTTTGTTAGCGCGGATGACATCGCTGCTGTAGCTTTTCATGCTCTCACTGATAAGGAACCCCATAATACAGAGCATGTTATAACAGGACCGGAGGCCTTATCCTACGGTCAGGTCGCAGATATCTTCAGTCGAGTATTACAAAAGACCATACACTATCGTCCACTAACGGACGAAGCATTAACAAGAGGTATGTTGGAATCAGGAATGCCGACGGAGTATGCCACCTTCCTTGCCGGACTGGACAGACGGATCCGGGAAGAAGGGACAGAAGATCAAACCACAGATACAGTGAAAGTTGTGACCGGACGTGATCCGATATCACTGGAGCAGTTGATTAGGATGCATGTACAGGTATGA